A portion of the Candidatus Methylacidiphilales bacterium genome contains these proteins:
- a CDS encoding glycosyltransferase family 2 protein, with product MKKLTVVTPCFNEEDNVIPLYEAIREQMSRLPGYEYDHLYIDNCSTDRTEERLRALASRDSRVKVILNARNFGHIRSPYHGLLQATGDGVIYMASDFQDPPEMIPELVSHWEAGARMVLGIKTESREMFLFFMIRRAYYRLLSRLSDIELNENSTGFGLYDRRVIDALRRIDDPYPYFRGMISEIGFKAVKVPFTQPLRTRGFTKNNFYTLYDMAMLGITKHSKLPLRLATMSGFMLSLLSLLTGLGYLIYKLVYWDRFSAGVAPVLIGLFLFCSVQLFFIGILGEYIGVILIHVRKLPLVVEKERINC from the coding sequence GTGAAAAAATTGACCGTGGTCACGCCCTGTTTCAATGAGGAGGACAACGTCATCCCGCTCTACGAGGCCATCCGGGAGCAAATGTCCCGTTTGCCCGGTTATGAGTACGATCACCTCTACATCGACAACTGCTCGACGGACCGGACGGAGGAACGCCTGCGGGCCCTGGCCTCGCGTGATTCCCGGGTCAAAGTGATTCTCAACGCCCGCAACTTCGGGCATATCCGATCGCCCTACCACGGACTCCTCCAGGCCACCGGGGATGGGGTCATCTACATGGCCAGCGATTTCCAGGACCCGCCGGAGATGATTCCGGAACTTGTTTCCCACTGGGAGGCTGGGGCACGGATGGTGCTTGGGATCAAAACGGAGAGCCGGGAAATGTTCCTGTTTTTCATGATCCGGCGCGCCTACTACCGATTGCTTTCCCGGCTCTCCGACATCGAATTGAATGAGAACAGCACCGGCTTCGGACTTTACGACCGCAGGGTGATTGATGCCCTCAGGCGGATCGATGATCCCTACCCCTATTTCCGCGGGATGATTTCCGAGATCGGATTCAAAGCGGTCAAGGTGCCTTTCACCCAGCCGTTGCGTACGCGCGGGTTCACCAAGAACAATTTCTACACGCTCTACGACATGGCCATGCTGGGCATCACCAAGCACAGCAAGCTGCCCCTGCGACTGGCCACCATGTCGGGTTTCATGCTTTCCCTGCTGAGTCTCCTGACCGGCCTGGGCTATCTGATTTACAAGCTGGTTTACTGGGACCGTTTTTCCGCCGGAGTCGCCCCGGTATTGATCGGGCTTTTCCTGTTCTGTTCGGTCCAACTGTTTTTCATCGGCATCCTGGGGGAATACATCGGGGTGATCCTGATCCACGTTCGGAAGCTTCCTCTCGTGGTGGAGAAGGAACGGATCAATTGCTGA